A portion of the Desulfomonilia bacterium genome contains these proteins:
- the cas2e gene encoding type I-E CRISPR-associated endoribonuclease Cas2e yields MLVIVVENAPPRLRGRIAVWLLEVRAGVYVGNVSRRVREMIWETVEKGLEDGNAVMVWSTNAEAGFDFMTLGANRRIPVAMDGIKLVSFLPETCSENI; encoded by the coding sequence ATGCTGGTCATCGTGGTTGAAAACGCGCCTCCCAGGTTGAGGGGCAGGATCGCTGTGTGGCTGCTTGAGGTCAGGGCGGGAGTTTATGTCGGAAATGTCTCGCGCAGGGTCCGGGAGATGATATGGGAAACGGTTGAAAAGGGACTTGAAGACGGTAATGCCGTGATGGTCTGGAGCACAAACGCCGAGGCCGGTTTCGATTTCATGACACTAGGGGCGAACCGAAGAATTCCTGTGGCGATGGATGGAATAAAGCTGGTTTCGTTCCTGCCGGAAACATGTTCCGAGAATATATGA
- the cas1e gene encoding type I-E CRISPR-associated endonuclease Cas1e: MAEPILPPLKPTLMKDRVSILFIEKGNLDVLDGAFVVVDKTGVRTHIPVGGVACLMLEPGTRVSHAAVTLASRVGCLLVWVGDGGVRLYASGQPGGARADRLLYQAKLALDDDARLKVVRKMYAMRFREAPPERRSIEQLRGIEGVRVRKMYELLARQYRVEWKNRNYDYTEWESGDIPNRCLSSATACLYGICEAAILAAGYAPAVGFIHTGKPQSFVYDIADIFKFETVVPAAFRIAAQKPANPERDVRIACRDMFRQSKLLKRIIPAIEEILAAGGLKMPEPAPENIEPAIPNKEGIGNAGHRG, encoded by the coding sequence ATGGCCGAACCAATACTTCCGCCGTTGAAGCCGACCCTTATGAAGGACAGGGTCTCAATCCTGTTCATTGAAAAGGGAAATCTTGATGTCCTCGACGGTGCATTCGTTGTTGTCGATAAAACCGGCGTGCGTACGCATATCCCGGTTGGTGGCGTGGCATGTCTGATGCTGGAACCGGGTACACGCGTTTCTCATGCGGCGGTCACCCTTGCATCACGTGTCGGGTGCCTGCTCGTGTGGGTGGGTGACGGCGGGGTGCGCCTTTATGCTTCGGGCCAACCGGGAGGCGCACGCGCCGACAGACTTCTTTATCAGGCGAAACTGGCTCTCGATGATGATGCAAGGCTAAAGGTCGTCCGCAAGATGTATGCAATGCGTTTCAGGGAGGCTCCACCGGAAAGGCGCAGCATTGAGCAGCTTCGCGGCATTGAGGGTGTCCGTGTTCGCAAAATGTATGAACTACTTGCGCGCCAGTACAGGGTTGAATGGAAAAACAGGAATTATGACTATACCGAGTGGGAAAGCGGCGACATACCAAACCGCTGCCTGAGTTCTGCGACGGCCTGCCTTTATGGAATATGCGAGGCCGCGATCCTGGCTGCGGGCTATGCTCCTGCCGTAGGTTTCATCCATACCGGAAAGCCGCAATCGTTTGTCTACGACATTGCGGATATCTTCAAGTTCGAGACGGTGGTTCCTGCGGCGTTCAGGATAGCCGCGCAGAAGCCTGCTAATCCCGAACGGGATGTAAGAATAGCCTGCCGCGATATGTTCCGTCAGTCGAAGCTGCTCAAGCGGATCATCCCGGCTATTGAAGAGATTCTTGCAGCAGGCGGTCTGAAGATGCCTGAGCCTGCGCCTGAAAACATCGAACCTGCAATTCCCAACAAGGAGGGTATAGGCAATGCTGGTCATCGTGGTTGA
- a CDS encoding Bro-N domain-containing protein, giving the protein METKLVVFQSKEIRRTLVNDEWWFVVVDVVEALTDTVNASDYIKKMRSRDAELSKGWGQIVTPLSIETQGGIQKMNCANTEGIFRIIQSIPSPKAEPFKRWLAKVGYERVQEIEDPELATKRTRELYKAKGYSDDWIEKRMRGIAIRAELTDEWKDRGVKGEPEYAILTAEISKAAFGLTPSEYKKQKGHKRENLRDHMNDLELIFSMLSEAATTEITRKHNAQGLPENKVAARKGGRIAGEAREKLEAETGSKVVSKENYLAEPEKLKRLKGKA; this is encoded by the coding sequence ATGGAAACAAAGCTGGTGGTGTTTCAGAGTAAGGAAATCAGGCGAACGCTTGTTAATGATGAATGGTGGTTTGTGGTCGTCGATGTTGTCGAGGCTCTGACGGATACTGTGAATGCATCGGATTATATAAAGAAAATGCGAAGCCGCGATGCCGAATTATCCAAAGGGTGGGGACAAATTGTCACCCCCCTTTCAATTGAAACTCAAGGCGGTATCCAGAAAATGAATTGCGCCAACACAGAAGGCATATTCCGCATTATCCAATCCATCCCGTCACCGAAGGCGGAGCCGTTCAAGCGCTGGCTCGCTAAAGTCGGCTATGAGCGTGTTCAGGAAATCGAAGATCCCGAGCTTGCCACAAAGAGAACGCGTGAGCTTTACAAGGCGAAAGGCTATTCGGATGACTGGATCGAAAAGCGCATGCGTGGCATAGCAATCCGCGCCGAACTGACTGACGAATGGAAAGACAGGGGCGTCAAGGGTGAGCCTGAATACGCGATCCTTACTGCTGAAATCTCGAAGGCCGCATTCGGCCTGACGCCTTCCGAATATAAGAAACAAAAGGGCCACAAACGCGAAAATCTGCGCGATCACATGAACGACCTGGAGCTTATATTCTCCATGCTCAGCGAGGCGGCCACAACCGAAATCACCAGAAAACATAACGCACAAGGATTGCCTGAGAACAAGGTTGCCGCCCGCAAAGGAGGGCGCATTGCCGGAGAAGCACGCGAAAAGCTTGAAGCCGAGACCGGTTCGAAAGTCGTATCAAAAGAGAACTATCTCGCCGAGCCGGAAAAGCTGAAACGACTGAAAGGAAAAGCCTGA
- the cas6e gene encoding type I-E CRISPR-associated protein Cas6/Cse3/CasE translates to MYISKISLRRGLSPSNITDLTRKNGYQTHQLIWNLFADNPGRPRDFIYRHEEINGWPTFYTVSKREPADTVGMWEILSKEYNPQLKSGQRLGFTLCANPIRSRHDENGRQQRHDVVMEKKLKLKKEGMSFNIPDIIQQTGFHWLEERAVSHGFRILENEVRADGYRQHRLFKGKENKTITFSSLDFNGILTVIEPDIFVKKCLFEGIGPAKAFGCGLMMVRRV, encoded by the coding sequence ATGTACATAAGCAAGATCAGCCTGCGGCGGGGCCTTTCCCCCAGCAATATAACCGATCTTACCAGAAAGAATGGCTATCAAACTCATCAGCTTATCTGGAATCTGTTTGCCGACAATCCAGGTCGGCCGCGTGATTTCATCTATCGTCATGAGGAGATTAATGGCTGGCCAACCTTCTACACGGTTTCAAAACGCGAACCGGCAGATACAGTCGGGATGTGGGAAATCCTGTCAAAAGAATACAATCCTCAACTTAAATCAGGTCAGCGTCTCGGTTTTACCTTATGCGCAAATCCGATCCGATCCCGACATGATGAAAACGGGAGGCAACAGCGGCATGACGTTGTGATGGAGAAAAAATTAAAATTAAAGAAAGAGGGAATGAGTTTCAACATTCCTGACATTATTCAGCAGACGGGTTTCCACTGGCTGGAAGAACGTGCAGTCTCGCATGGATTTAGAATTTTGGAGAATGAGGTCAGAGCTGATGGATATCGTCAGCACAGGCTTTTTAAGGGAAAAGAAAACAAAACCATAACCTTCAGTTCACTGGATTTTAACGGCATTCTGACGGTTATTGAGCCGGATATTTTTGTTAAGAAGTGTCTGTTTGAAGGCATCGGCCCAGCCAAAGCTTTTGGCTGCGGGTTGATGATGGTTCGGCGAGTATGA
- the cas5e gene encoding type I-E CRISPR-associated protein Cas5/CasD: protein MRDYLLFRLYGPLAAWGDIAVGEYRPSFAYPSKSAIIGFLAAALGIRRDEEERQKSLAESCSFAVRVDSMGVLLRDYHTTQVPPARKGVVHYTRRSELSADDLSTILSSRDYRCDAAYTVAITMADGSPYTVQQLAAALAKPVFTLYLGRKSCPISLPLQPQVVTAATLRDALESVQPVEELSGIIQKGDAMIYWEDDSTSGLDRQQVITRRDEPRSRKRWQFSERRENCGVMRKGE, encoded by the coding sequence ATGCGCGACTATCTATTGTTTCGCCTTTATGGGCCACTGGCTGCCTGGGGTGATATTGCCGTAGGAGAATATCGTCCCAGCTTCGCGTACCCTTCAAAGTCGGCTATTATCGGTTTTTTAGCTGCTGCACTTGGTATCCGTCGTGACGAGGAAGAACGACAGAAGTCCTTGGCTGAATCTTGCTCTTTCGCTGTCCGTGTTGATTCAATGGGAGTGCTCCTTCGTGACTATCATACGACACAGGTTCCACCTGCCAGGAAGGGAGTTGTTCACTACACCCGACGCTCAGAGCTGTCAGCGGATGACCTCAGTACTATTCTCTCCAGCCGTGATTACCGTTGCGATGCCGCCTATACAGTGGCAATCACCATGGCAGACGGTTCGCCATACACTGTCCAGCAACTGGCGGCTGCCTTGGCTAAACCAGTCTTTACTCTCTATCTTGGGCGAAAGTCATGTCCGATCTCTCTGCCATTACAACCGCAGGTTGTCACCGCAGCCACATTGCGTGATGCATTGGAATCTGTGCAACCAGTCGAAGAATTATCGGGAATTATCCAGAAGGGTGATGCAATGATTTATTGGGAGGATGACTCGACAAGCGGGCTTGATCGTCAACAAGTAATAACCCGTCGGGATGAACCACGTTCCCGCAAGCGTTGGCAGTTTAGCGAGCGACGAGAAAACTGCGGTGTAATGCGTAAGGGGGAATAA
- the cas7e gene encoding type I-E CRISPR-associated protein Cas7/Cse4/CasC: MSTFIQLHLLTSYPPSNLNRDDLGRPKTAIMGGKTRLRISSQSLKRAWRTSDLFSEALKGHIGIRTKEMGVEIYNALKSKGVAEGNAKTWAKEIAEVFGKAKKANAAKPLEELEIEQLAHFTPEEKVNIMALVEKLAANKTAPSADDLKLLQKNHSAVDIAMFGRMLASSPAFNTEAAVQVAHAVTVHEVAVEDDYFTAVDDLNSGEDDLGAAHIGETEFGAGVFYIYLCINRDLLEENLGDKELAKKSLAALVESAAKIAPNGKQNSFASRAYSSYILAEKGEQQPRSLSVAFLKPVRGEDVLGKAITEIETKRTNMEKVYGKCAEATMTMNAETGEGSLDNIIKFVTE, from the coding sequence ATGAGTACTTTTATCCAATTACATTTGTTAACGTCATACCCGCCATCGAACCTTAACCGTGATGACCTTGGCCGTCCCAAGACCGCAATCATGGGCGGGAAAACCAGGCTGAGGATTTCCTCGCAGAGTCTAAAGAGGGCCTGGCGGACTTCAGACCTGTTCTCCGAAGCGTTGAAAGGCCATATCGGCATCCGTACCAAGGAGATGGGAGTCGAGATATATAATGCCCTGAAGTCAAAAGGAGTAGCCGAAGGAAACGCAAAAACATGGGCTAAAGAGATTGCCGAGGTTTTCGGCAAAGCGAAGAAAGCCAATGCGGCAAAACCCCTGGAAGAACTGGAGATTGAGCAGCTTGCGCATTTCACTCCGGAAGAGAAAGTAAACATTATGGCCCTTGTTGAGAAACTGGCGGCAAACAAAACGGCGCCTTCTGCTGACGATCTCAAATTGTTACAGAAAAACCATTCCGCCGTTGATATCGCCATGTTCGGCAGGATGCTGGCCAGCTCTCCCGCCTTTAATACAGAAGCGGCCGTGCAAGTTGCTCATGCAGTGACCGTGCATGAAGTGGCGGTCGAAGATGATTACTTTACAGCTGTGGATGACTTGAACAGTGGAGAGGATGATCTGGGTGCAGCCCACATCGGCGAAACTGAGTTTGGTGCCGGGGTTTTTTATATATACCTTTGCATTAACCGTGACCTGTTGGAAGAAAACCTGGGTGATAAGGAGCTTGCAAAGAAGTCTCTTGCCGCACTGGTTGAGTCCGCAGCAAAAATAGCGCCAAACGGTAAGCAGAACAGCTTTGCATCCCGCGCCTATTCTTCCTACATTCTGGCAGAAAAGGGTGAACAGCAGCCTCGTTCCCTTTCTGTTGCCTTCCTTAAGCCGGTGCGTGGCGAGGATGTTCTTGGAAAAGCAATCACCGAGATAGAAACCAAACGTACGAACATGGAAAAGGTCTATGGCAAATGTGCCGAAGCTACAATGACAATGAATGCCGAAACCGGCGAAGGAAGTCTGGACAATATTATTAAGTTTGTAACGGAGTAG
- the casB gene encoding type I-E CRISPR-associated protein Cse2/CasB produces MSTTYLKFDKDSPETQALAVWWQALNDNRGDRAELRRCATLTEVAFTPAYHRLRLALGKLGAVNADALALVAGLAARVKTNIAGDTLAEQMATVKPDGSVYVKGLRFRRLLKAKEPDELFTAMGRIVALLNGSVNLQSLARSVYLWNDRYTDIRKEWAFEYYSKSPSEK; encoded by the coding sequence ATGAGTACAACCTATCTTAAATTCGACAAAGATTCACCCGAAACGCAAGCACTTGCTGTTTGGTGGCAGGCATTGAACGACAACAGGGGAGACCGGGCCGAATTGCGGCGCTGCGCCACTTTGACCGAAGTGGCGTTTACTCCTGCTTATCACAGATTACGACTTGCTCTTGGGAAATTAGGCGCAGTGAATGCCGATGCCCTTGCTCTAGTGGCAGGCCTTGCCGCACGAGTGAAAACCAACATTGCAGGTGATACACTGGCAGAGCAGATGGCAACAGTTAAGCCTGATGGTTCTGTATATGTGAAAGGCCTGCGTTTCCGAAGACTGCTCAAGGCAAAGGAGCCGGACGAGTTGTTTACCGCCATGGGGCGCATTGTGGCCCTGTTGAATGGTTCTGTTAATTTACAGAGTCTGGCTAGAAGCGTCTACCTATGGAACGACAGATATACCGATATTCGCAAGGAATGGGCTTTTGAATATTATTCAAAATCGCCATCAGAAAAATAA
- the casA gene encoding type I-E CRISPR-associated protein Cse1/CasA — protein sequence MQFNLIDEQWIPVIRRDGTKTMIAPWEVTDKFANNPVVSLDAPRPDFNGALIQFLIGLVQTVAAPLNGTEWRKRLIEPPTPDELKDKFATVRHAFELGGDGPRFMQDFERLDVAQGDIDGLLIDMPGESTKKHNKDHFIKRNTIGGMCPSCCSTALFTMQTNAPAGGAGFRTSLRGGGPLSTIIAGDDNHSTLWQLIWLNVLEKNIFNNICGDPTLSEDSTRFPWLGRTRTSEKNIGSDATPEVYNPSVMYWGMPRRIRLNLDNLVNGVCDICGNTSEKIIKEYQDKNYGMNFNGSWLHPLSPYTKNKEGELLPVHAQPGGLNYRHWLGLVQQDISENRMPARVVLEFYKRWKSGWQFRLWAFGYDMDNMKARCWYESTMPLLYVKDSILIDYQEKIGGMIKAASEIAHNTRSALKKAWFKRPSDAKGDTSFIDKSFWQQTETDFYSALNTLNTALEAGNDTHEVCNQWLFVLCHQSLKLFDTYAWNGPIEDADPKRVVIARNDLGKFNRSEKIMELLGIP from the coding sequence ATGCAATTCAATCTGATTGATGAACAATGGATACCGGTAATCCGCCGGGATGGGACAAAAACCATGATTGCCCCGTGGGAGGTGACAGATAAGTTCGCGAACAATCCTGTTGTGTCTCTTGACGCTCCGCGCCCGGATTTCAACGGAGCACTTATTCAATTTTTAATCGGGCTGGTTCAGACAGTCGCTGCTCCACTAAATGGCACCGAGTGGCGTAAACGACTTATTGAACCGCCCACGCCGGATGAACTGAAAGATAAGTTTGCAACGGTTAGACATGCCTTTGAACTTGGCGGGGATGGGCCAAGGTTTATGCAGGATTTTGAAAGATTAGATGTTGCCCAAGGAGATATTGATGGATTGTTGATCGATATGCCTGGGGAATCAACAAAGAAACACAACAAGGATCATTTTATCAAAAGAAATACAATTGGTGGGATGTGTCCTTCTTGCTGCTCAACTGCATTATTCACGATGCAAACCAATGCTCCTGCCGGAGGTGCTGGTTTTAGAACATCTCTCCGTGGGGGCGGCCCACTATCAACTATTATAGCAGGTGATGATAATCATAGTACCCTATGGCAGCTAATTTGGCTGAATGTTCTTGAAAAAAATATTTTCAACAATATTTGTGGAGATCCTACTTTATCAGAGGATTCAACAAGGTTCCCATGGTTGGGAAGAACTCGTACCAGTGAAAAAAACATCGGTTCGGATGCAACCCCAGAAGTTTATAATCCATCTGTTATGTATTGGGGAATGCCCCGCCGCATTCGTCTAAATCTGGACAATTTGGTAAATGGTGTCTGTGATATATGCGGGAATACTTCAGAGAAAATTATTAAGGAATATCAGGATAAGAACTATGGCATGAATTTTAATGGCTCATGGTTGCATCCTCTCTCGCCATATACAAAAAATAAAGAGGGTGAATTGTTGCCGGTTCATGCCCAACCAGGTGGCCTCAACTACCGTCACTGGCTTGGACTTGTGCAACAGGATATTAGTGAAAACAGAATGCCGGCCCGAGTTGTCCTTGAATTTTACAAGCGCTGGAAAAGTGGATGGCAGTTCCGCCTTTGGGCTTTTGGTTATGACATGGATAACATGAAGGCACGTTGCTGGTACGAATCAACCATGCCATTGCTCTATGTTAAAGATTCTATCCTTATTGATTATCAAGAGAAGATCGGGGGCATGATAAAAGCTGCTTCTGAAATCGCACATAATACCAGGAGCGCCCTGAAAAAAGCCTGGTTTAAACGCCCGAGCGATGCAAAAGGCGATACATCTTTTATTGATAAAAGTTTTTGGCAACAGACAGAAACTGATTTTTATTCCGCCCTGAATACTTTGAATACTGCATTAGAGGCAGGTAATGACACACATGAAGTCTGCAATCAATGGCTTTTTGTCCTCTGTCATCAATCGTTGAAACTCTTTGACACCTATGCTTGGAACGGCCCGATCGAAGATGCCGACCCCAAGCGTGTAGTAATTGCCCGTAATGATTTGGGCAAATTCAACCGTAGTGAGAAGATTATGGAATTGCTTGGAATACCTTAG
- the cas3 gene encoding CRISPR-associated helicase Cas3' — protein sequence MMNTPLYFKYWGKADKISGKYHLLPYHCLDVAAVGHVLLSKDATLRHKFTVITGLDEETCIRWIVMFLAFHDIGKFSESFQNLRPDLLKKLQAITSAKSYIERHDSLGNLFLKAAYENENLAFPLNESYYDWQDVTMAMVRAYTGHHGVPPQMKGQNGMPLNYLKYFNEQDLAAAEQFVREVDLLMGCSSTENDLPTPEELEERMKKASWLMAGFAVLCDWIGSNSTWFPFCEEEMPFDDYWKIHSIPQAEKAIRDAGINTWIPLSELPGFSDLFPNISFPTPLQRFIEQCPIESSSPQLFILEDITGSGKTEAALLLAGRLMAAGCGKGLFVALPTMATSNAMYDRMINIYQRLFAQGTSPSLVLAHGSRHLSETFMVSVAGHDTNSLDGESATAQCSSWLADNRKKSLLADVGVGTLDQALLAILPARFQSLRLFGLASHILIVDEVHAYDPYMNKLLQNLLAFHAALGGSAILLSATLPTHIRRDFIAAFARGCDDQKNLELENNAYPQATAYSEEGGIKEIPIEATPGRCCSVAISLVDDESKVMQQIVEAANKGRCVCWIRNTVHDALNGFALLKGSLAEEKLMLFHARFAMGDRLDIESAAISVFGRESTARERSGRVLIATQVVEQSLDLDFDLLITDLAPMDLLIQRAGRLHRHPRDEQGNPLVEGPDRREPPCLIIHGPLPEYDVADSWYKAAFPKAAFVYPSHGCLWLTAKLLSDKGVLKMPDDARELIEAAFSESADIIPEPLRQRDQQADSKWQADKSLAHINMLKLDEGYEATITQWREDMKTPTRLGGMETTVRLARWDGVTLAPWYSHERFSWDMSQVNIRNALVDAEVSHDGALGDSIAKLKEQLPDKGKWTVLVPLQQGDDGRWRGLAMNKKQETIILEYDPQTGVTVKKKEE from the coding sequence ATGATGAATACACCTTTATATTTCAAATACTGGGGTAAGGCAGATAAGATCTCAGGGAAATACCACCTCCTACCCTATCACTGCCTTGACGTTGCAGCGGTGGGTCATGTGCTTTTGTCAAAAGATGCGACATTACGGCATAAATTTACCGTTATTACTGGTCTTGATGAGGAAACATGTATCCGTTGGATTGTTATGTTCCTTGCTTTTCATGATATCGGGAAGTTCTCTGAGAGCTTTCAGAATCTTCGTCCGGATTTGTTGAAAAAACTGCAGGCAATCACAAGCGCAAAGAGTTATATCGAAAGACATGACAGCCTCGGTAATCTCTTCCTCAAAGCTGCTTATGAGAATGAAAATCTCGCCTTTCCATTAAATGAATCATACTACGATTGGCAAGATGTCACTATGGCGATGGTAAGGGCATACACTGGTCATCATGGTGTTCCACCACAGATGAAGGGGCAAAACGGGATGCCCCTAAACTATTTAAAATATTTTAATGAACAAGATTTGGCAGCAGCTGAACAGTTTGTCCGTGAAGTCGATTTACTGATGGGTTGTTCTTCTACAGAAAATGATCTTCCCACACCGGAGGAACTCGAAGAACGGATGAAGAAGGCATCATGGCTGATGGCTGGTTTTGCTGTGCTCTGCGATTGGATTGGATCTAACAGCACTTGGTTCCCATTCTGTGAAGAAGAGATGCCATTTGATGATTACTGGAAAATCCACTCCATTCCGCAAGCCGAAAAGGCAATTCGTGATGCGGGAATCAACACTTGGATTCCATTATCCGAACTGCCCGGTTTTTCCGATCTGTTCCCCAACATTTCATTCCCAACACCATTGCAAAGATTTATTGAGCAATGCCCGATTGAAAGTTCGTCGCCACAGCTTTTCATTCTTGAAGATATAACCGGTTCTGGAAAAACAGAGGCGGCGCTCCTTCTAGCAGGGCGATTGATGGCTGCCGGATGCGGAAAAGGCCTTTTTGTTGCACTACCAACCATGGCGACTTCAAATGCCATGTATGATAGAATGATCAATATATATCAGAGGCTGTTTGCCCAGGGCACATCACCATCACTTGTATTGGCGCACGGCTCACGACATCTATCGGAGACCTTCATGGTTTCTGTTGCCGGACATGACACTAATTCACTAGATGGAGAATCAGCCACAGCCCAATGCTCTTCATGGCTGGCAGACAATCGTAAAAAGTCTCTCTTGGCGGACGTGGGAGTCGGAACACTAGATCAAGCTTTATTGGCAATACTTCCAGCACGCTTTCAGTCATTGAGACTTTTCGGTCTTGCAAGTCATATCCTCATAGTAGATGAGGTCCATGCCTACGATCCTTACATGAACAAGCTGCTGCAGAATCTGCTGGCGTTCCATGCCGCACTTGGAGGCAGCGCAATCCTGCTTTCTGCAACCTTGCCGACACATATCCGGCGTGATTTCATTGCTGCTTTTGCCCGTGGTTGTGACGATCAAAAGAACCTGGAGTTGGAAAACAACGCATATCCTCAGGCAACCGCCTATTCAGAAGAGGGAGGTATAAAGGAAATACCAATTGAAGCAACTCCTGGGCGTTGCTGTAGTGTGGCGATAAGCCTCGTTGATGATGAATCTAAGGTGATGCAACAGATTGTGGAGGCGGCAAACAAGGGCAGGTGTGTCTGCTGGATCAGAAACACCGTTCATGATGCATTGAATGGCTTTGCACTTTTAAAGGGCAGTCTTGCGGAAGAAAAATTAATGCTTTTTCACGCCCGTTTTGCCATGGGAGATCGTCTTGATATTGAAAGCGCTGCTATCTCCGTCTTCGGCAGAGAAAGCACTGCAAGAGAAAGAAGCGGAAGGGTTCTGATCGCCACACAGGTTGTTGAGCAATCGCTTGATCTGGATTTCGACCTCTTGATTACCGATTTGGCCCCCATGGATTTGCTGATACAGAGGGCTGGGCGTCTCCATCGTCACCCTCGCGACGAGCAAGGGAATCCTCTGGTAGAAGGACCTGATAGACGTGAGCCGCCCTGCCTGATTATTCATGGCCCGCTTCCAGAATATGATGTTGCAGATAGCTGGTACAAGGCCGCCTTCCCAAAAGCTGCTTTTGTCTACCCAAGTCATGGTTGTCTTTGGCTTACAGCAAAACTGCTGTCAGATAAAGGGGTGCTGAAAATGCCTGATGATGCGCGCGAACTCATTGAAGCTGCATTTTCAGAGAGTGCGGACATAATCCCCGAACCTCTACGGCAACGTGATCAGCAGGCAGACTCCAAATGGCAGGCGGATAAATCCCTTGCCCATATCAATATGCTTAAACTGGATGAGGGATATGAAGCCACGATAACGCAGTGGCGTGAAGACATGAAAACTCCGACCCGGTTGGGTGGAATGGAGACTACAGTACGCTTGGCTCGGTGGGACGGCGTGACGCTTGCTCCCTGGTATTCACATGAAAGATTCTCATGGGACATGAGTCAGGTGAACATCAGGAACGCCCTGGTGGATGCCGAAGTCAGTCATGATGGCGCTCTGGGTGACTCCATTGCCAAATTGAAAGAGCAGTTGCCGGATAAAGGTAAATGGACGGTACTTGTTCCTCTTCAACAGGGGGATGATGGGCGCTGGCGAGGATTGGCGATGAACAAAAAACAGGAAACTATTATCTTGGAATATGATCCACAGACTGGAGTTACGGTCAAAAAGAAGGAGGAATAA